In the genome of Ursus arctos isolate Adak ecotype North America unplaced genomic scaffold, UrsArc2.0 scaffold_22, whole genome shotgun sequence, the window TTTTATTCACATTCTTTCaaaatcaaactttaaaaaatttcccagaGAAATAGTCTGAGGGTTAGCTGGTAGAGGACAATCGTAAAATATGGCCTGACTTATTACATCATACTTGTGGTAACCCCCAGTATTTTTTGAGAACATATCAAGGAAGGCATATAATTGAATATGAACCCTTGTTTAGCAATGCATCTGTACcaacttgttttctttctcattgtcatccatatctttaaaatcatatctcttcAGATCAACCAATGCCTTGACTAGATTCCTTATCCTAAATcaaatttcaaatacatattcAATGCCTGCTATGAATATTAGACTTAGACTTTAGAACTCCTGTGGTTGAgtggagaagaaagacaaagaggcaGTGTGGTGGGTGCTAAAATACGGGGGTGGAGAACTCTGCAGGTCTGGAATTTTAGCCTCTGACAAGCGAACAGGTGAGCCTTTTTCACGGATGCTGTGGAAAGACacaagactcctgggtcagagacaaaggactttattattCATTGTCAGAGTTTCATGTCGGTTTGTGTTGGATCCCCATGTCCCCTGTTATGGGCAGAATTCTGTTTCTCCATAATTCAGATGTCGAAGCCCTAAGCTCCATGACCTCAGAAtgtgtatttggagatagggcctttaaagagatgATTAAGTGAAAGTAGGCCGTTAGGATGGGCTTCTATCCAATCGAaccggtgtccttataagaggaaattAGAGAGACACCAGGAATGCTTGGGCACAGAATAAAGACCAAGGGAGGGCGCAGTGAGAAGGCAGTCATCTGCAACCCAagggagaggcctcaggagaaaccaaaccttgtcaacaccttgatctgggactttcagcctccaggaccatgagagaataaattctattgtttaagccctccagtctgtggtattttgtaagGGCAGCCCCAACAGACATATATAGTCCCCAAGTCTGGTGGGGACAATACAGAAGACCTATCATGGATGTGTGAAGTGGGTTCCATTATAAGAGAAACACACCAAATTCAGGGGATTGCTGATTTCACAGCAAGGGGAATTAATCCTGCTCTTGGCCAGGAGGGAGATGTTATCTCATCCTTCAAGGTTGCTTGCTGCAAACAGACCTAAGAAATGGcatgtgtggggcacctggctggctcagccagtggagcatgcgacccttgatcctggggttgcaaattcaagccccatgttggctgtaaAGACTTAAAatctataatgaaaaaaaagagaaagaaatggcacGTGTAAAGAGTGGTCAAGGACTTACATTCTTGGTATGCCCAGGAAAAATGTTCAAGACCCATGGCAGATTGCTTCTTCCAATGTAAGtatgcttctccccctcccttgttGAACGTACCGCCCGACCCCCCACCTGGCCACAAGTAGCAAATGACATAATAGCCTTGTATGTATCCCTCTAGatgtacatatgcatatgcagcatttttttttgattaatgctttataaaaaatgagattttgctTTCCTCCCTCAACAGTAACTCATGCGAATTCTCCTAAGTCAACTCACATAgttctactttattctttttaatggttgcatAATATCACATATACGGATGTTCCATCAAATATCCAGTCCTTTCTTATAAAGTGTTcactttgttttcagtttttgccaCAACAAACATCATAGCAATAAAAATTCTTACCTGTAAGTCTATGTATACTAGTGCTCTTATTTCCATTGGAGTGATTCCTGGGGCAAATGAATACAGTGATTCCGTGTATTGGTTCTCCCTGAATCCCTACCTTCCTGGTCGTAACAGAGATAGCGGCTCCCATGACAAGTCCGATTCCCTGGCATCGTCTGAGAAACTGCTGCTGGAATTTCAATGTAGCATCTGTTTCATCAGCCCTGTCAATGCAGTTGTGAGCAAACTGTACACGCTTTAATAAGTCGTCTTTTACCTGAGCCACCTAAAGAGGATTATATTTAGTCTACAACTAAAAATCCTGGCTGAtccaatgtattttaaatgttaataatactGCACATATTCAGGATGACAGCCTTCTCCTGTCCTTGGTAAAGACAAAGCCTTTGGGTTGCTTTTCTAGAAAAGACATAAGATTGGTACAAATctattaatgaatgaatattgcATGTCTTATATTTCAACTGTTAAGAACTGTTTGTCTTTCATCAGTGCTACTGGACAATGGATAACCCAACTCCATGTagctccttcttcctctcacagAGAAATGCCAGACATTCTTCATTCCTCCTGTATGCAACCAGATAGACTGATCATGTGTCACTTGATTGGTTTTGGatacaaatgaaagaagaaagaagcaagtCACTGTGATTTTTTGAAACTACATATAGCTGATCTCATTCAATAACAACCAGAGAGATTGTTTGAATGCTTTtggccccttctcccccaccacctttttagaatttttcctGAAACTTTCAtgcttaaaaataatcatttgagGATGGGAATAAAAACCAGGTCAAACAGTGCATctctttaaatcatttatttcaaCACAGGCATTGTTTTAACAATGGTCAGAGCCTCGGAACACTTTTTATACCTAGAGAACAGGATTGAGGACAAGTACATAAAAGGATTATTCGACAACATCTTAACAAAAGTGCTTAAGGCTTACTTGTTTCAGAAACACAGTCACAAAGAACCCGTGAGTGGTAAAACAGTCACAAACTTGCtgggaaagtaaaatatttacatatttacccTGTACCTTTAAATGAGATATTCTAAAGTGTTATCACTACTGTTAACAATAAACGCTTACCAGTAAGGCCTCTTTAACCTTCTGGCATTCCATAAAGTACAGTGTTTTTATGGAGTTGggagtttttcaattttattcccATCTTCACCATAACCTAAGTGGACTTTCTTTCACTATCTCTAGTACATACATTTACCTTCTacacaaaattgtttttattcacttttcatCAGTCAGAACCTTGTTAGTAGCAGTTGGAAGTTTTATTAACATCCATGTATTTACAAATGTAAGGGGGTAAATTATTTAGAAGGAggtctctaaaaattaaaataatctaattaagaccccccccccagctttttGAAAGTAGGCTCCattcccagtgtggagcccaatgcagggcttagaactctcgaccctgagatcatgacctgagttgagatcGAAAGTTGGtcacctaaccgactgagtcacccaggtgcctaagccctattttaaataaactttacaGTATAAAATTGAAGTCCATTATCTAAACaagttaataatttaaaagtactTATTAAAATGGATTTCTCATGATTTACTCAATTCATGTGAATATTGATTATATCttttagcacacaagtgagggGTATAAAAATGACTATTATAAATTACTATAGTTGTACCAAAAATGAGTATTAAAAAGCAGCAGTTTGTATGTTCAAATACATAGAAATTTGCTATACTTCTTTAACgaagtattttataaaagtataaaattacgGAAggtgctgtttgtttttttaaagatctacttattcatttgagtgagagagagagagagagagaacaggggaggggctgagggagagagagaatcctcaaacagactaagtgcagagcctgacacggggctcgatttcaggaccctgagaacatgacctgagctgaaatcgagagtcggatgttcacctgactgagccacccagacacccctagaagttgctatttttatgaattttctgtttctttgattcTTGAGCCAGACCAACAAGCAAACATTACGAACAGTGCAGGTGAGCACCAGCCATCAGTTACCTTTGAATTCAAATAGTAGACGCCCCTGCAGGGCAGGAGGGCCTCAGAGTAATCGTCTATCCTCACCTTAAATCCTTAACTAACTGTTGATACAGCCTAAACTCAGTGAAAAATAAGCTAACTTCATTTCACCTTTTGTAACCTACATGTAAACTCAAGAGTATTTACTGAAATAGAATTTGCAagctgatttttcaaaaattgggaagcttaatattaaaatattgagtTAATATTTTAACTCTGATTATCTTAAAATTAGATGGAAAACATAAGTCGTGGTTTATGAAACTTATACTTAAATAATCAGATAAatagaaggggaaggggaaaggtagaatttacaaacataaataaaaaagaataaaatgttattctttaCCATTTAAATTAAAGTATCTAGAACAGttgatttaaaattatattatcagTCTCTTTGGGCTTGATATGGGTCAGAGCCTGGACTTCAAAACAATTTACAGATTTAAGGAATAGCTTTCATGTTAGTTACCACGTTTATTAGTTTTGAGTTGCATGGGAATGATGTGAAGTCGCCCTGGTATTTTGCTTCCAGGGAAAGCAATGGTTaggaggataataataatatagttcTTTCTTGCATTTCTATCAGTTCCAGATCTCTGTATGTTTCACCAACACTATCATTATCCTTAATTTATATAGATGAAACAgctgagaaaaatggaaaacagaattgGGTCAGGAAGCAAATATGAAGCAATCGGAATGAAATCCACTCATGTGGACCCTCATAGCACTAAGATCCTGGATGGCAGGCCTCCTGTAGTTCTAGTGAACTATCTTCACCGCCATCTATTGGTGTTTATCCTATTAGGAGGGAAAGCTCCAGAAGTTCTGCTTGGCAACCAAAGAGTTAGAAAACCAAGTTATCAGTGGGTATGAAGAGTATTTAGTCTAGATATGTATTGAAGGAATCATAGCGACAAGCCCTTAGAAGCCCTGCCTTGTAATTTCCTGTGGGTTTGGTAAATGATCCTGCAAAGAAGCCAGTGAATCCCGGTGCGTCTGATCTGACTAAGCAGCATTTTAGGGGCTTGGCCAAGGTTACCGCTTGATATTCGTGACTAAAACGTGCCCATGAAATAAAGCGTTCTATCCTGCAAATAACGAAAATCCAGAAGTGGGCAGTCctggagaaatggggaaaaacagtTGGCGAGAGAGCTGCAGTGGGGATGTCAGTCCCACGAAGGATGTCCACTTACCTGCCTCTGCAGTCATGCTCCCTTCCTAAGCAGGAATTCCGTGGCCAAGCCACCCTTTGTACCATCTTGCTACTTGGCCTGAGTCCTTGACTTGATTAAAATTCAGCCCTTAACAACTCAGCCAGTCCCTACAAACGTCTTCAAAGGTATTTCTAGGAGTACTAATATTTTTGGCTTGATAGGGATTCAGCTCATCTATAACCTCGATAAATACGTCAAACATCTGTCTCCCTGGCTTCACTATGGATCGAACAGGATGCCTTTATGAAAATCCCCTTatctttgaaaggaaaaaaacagccaACCCTAAACCTCCTAAATGCCAGGTCAAACAGGATGATAACATTTACTTCACTATCATCATCCCTACACTTTATTTAACATCATGAATATAGGGGTGTAGATTGGAAGGGGCAATATAGAATTTTCTAACCACTAACTTATTGAAGTTAATAGTTTGTATGTGCCTGGGCTATTAGGGTTTTGAATCACAATGAAACGTGTAAAAAGTTTAGGAAGAAAGTAAAGCAGAAAGCCAAACTTGGACAgcgaggggagcagaggggagaaaggcaagaatatatacagagggagaaaacaaaagagaatccccaaaaacaaaaattcatttgctCTAGAATTTAGGAAGCATATATATATcatgtggggaagggagggaagagaatttGGATTGTTTCAGGGCAGGTGTTGCACAGACCTGATGTTTTTTATATTGTCCTTCTCAAGGGCATACACATTTACACTTCATTTCCATTACAAGCTTCTGGTGGAAAGGTTATGCATTTTATTGAAGAAGGCTCACAGTTCTGACTCTTTGTCATTTTCATCTAGATAGTATTCATCATCCGTGGTTGTGTCTGTGTCACAATCTGAGTCCACTGTATTCTCTTCGTAGATATTAAGTGGTGTGCTTGGAGATAAGTCGTCTTCTGGCTTCTGGCTGCCGGGAGAATTTGAGCTGGATAGCTCTGTTGGATTAGGGGCGTAAATTACATCATCTTTCAGGAAGCCAGGGTTCTTGAGAAAACTTGGCTTCCATAATCTTCCTTGCGTGAGTGACCTCTTTACATTCTCCAAGAAAGCCAATTGTTGTTCTTTCCCAAAAATTCCATAGTCAATGGGTCTGGATATAGATGTTGCAGACCTGGGGCCCATTTTTGTCCTGCTCCTACACAAAGCCCGATTTTCATTTGCATCACAGGAGGAAAGCTCAGAAAAGGATCTGAATCTTCGACTGTACCCGCTGTTGCTAGAGAATTCATTCCCTAGGGTCAGTTGGCTCAGGGCATTGACAATAGATGTGCTCTCAGAAAAATGGCGCTCCCTGACTTTCGGAGGATGACTTTTGCGTACCAGATCACCATGCACACTGATGCTTTTTAAACTGTTTGAACGATAGGGCTGTGGTTCAGGTTCCCACTCCAGAGATGAAGCACTTTGTTGTTGCCAATAAGTGGCCAACGGGATGCTTACTCTGGATTTCTCTGCAGGCTCCAGTGGAAAAGGAGGGTTCGGTCTTCTCTGATGGTCAGAGAAGTCTGTTTCCCCGAGGCTGGGGAATGTGGGTTGGGCCAAGGCTTCTGACTCTCTTTCCAAGGTCTGAGCTGCTGCTACATCTTTAGACCTCTCATACTTTGGTGATGATTCTGAGATATTTTTAGACTCACTCTGATGTAGCTGTGAGATGCTGTTAGACTTCTGATTGCTTAAATGTGTAGAAGCTTCACTGTTGGATATTACACTAACCTGGGGAGAGTTCTCGGATTTTTCCACATCCATTACATCGCTACTCAACCTGTGTTCATTTCTGGATTCTATGGACTTTGGCGTAGGCTCAGGGGACAGAGGGTCGCACTCTGGCGTGCCAAGAGATAGACTGCCAAAGCCACAACGGTTCCCACTTTGGGGGAAGATAGTAGCTACATGTCTTCTGGGGCTTAAATCTTTAGCTGAGAACTTTCTGCTCACTTTGGACATGGCTGCCAATCTGTGTTTAACTAAAgatctgtttttccctttttctggGTCATCCACGCTGGTTTTATATTTATTGCTTCCTTCAGGAAGTGAAGGTTGATCCCAGGACAACTTCTGCATTTCATCTTCAGCTTTGCCATTCTCTGTCCTACTCACCTCCTGACTCCTTTGAGGGAGTTCTCTGGGTTCAGACTGCGAACTGTCTAAATCTGGTTCACCTGAACAAGTTCCTCCGTCAAGCTGTAAGTTATGCAAAGCTGGAGTAAGAACAAAGACCTGGCTTTCCGAGTCAGAAAGTGCTTTACTAGTCTCTTCTTGGAAATCTGTTCCAATTTCCCCTCTAACTTGCCGAGGCTGCAATCCACTGGCGCTAGCAACCTTAGCCTTGCCTGTGGTATCTTTTTGAAGGCATTCTGCTGTTCCAGTAGCTGTTATGACCACATTACCCGCACACTCCTCAGAACTTCTTACAGTTTGGGAATTTCCAACATTCTCTTCTAAATGGGATGGAAGATTAGGAGGACCACTGTTACCTGATTTAATGGGCTGCTGACAGTTTCCCGATTTCTCTCCTGTAACTTTTTTTCCAGAAAGCTGTGATGAAGTATGCAGGGTTTCACTttgccattttttccctctctcctttccgcTCCGTGAATTGCCCAGAGGTGTTTTAGTGAAGTTATCTGGAGAAATCTCTCTAGTTTCCGATTCTCCTTTATGAAGAGAAACACCTGCCTCAGCAGAAGCCATTTCCTCTACTGTGGGCTCCGAGGGCCTACGGTCTGGGAAAGCAGTCGTATCATCAGTGGTGTGAGAAAGACCACGGCTGTCCTCCGGAGCAGAGCTGACCAGCATCTTCTGACCTTCAGATGCAGGTGTTCCTGACTGCTCTTGCATAGAATAATTTAGTCTGTCCTTTTCAAAAGCATTAGGAAACATTTCAGTCTCCACTTTAGTGGATTCTGTAAGTGAATCGATTTGCTGTGTATACTTTTCAAGAATGTCACAGAATTTTTTGCTGTATTTCCTTGGCAGAGTGTAATATATTGAAACCACCTCAAGACATTTTACATTATCTTCATCACCAGAAACTGAAAACATACTAGTAGTCTTGAATTTATGTAATGTtttcccactttcttttcttGACATGTCTGAAGAAAAAGGTAAAGGGTCTTCATTTGAAAAGAGACCTGTTCTGGAGGAAGCAATTTTACCATCCTTTTCAGTGCATTCTTGAAAGTattccttttgggggggggttctgtTTAAAGAACCATCGCTGACAGGGGAGTTATTTTCCAGAGGGCTCATGACTGTCCCCCACGGTTTCCGTGTTAGAGCAGAAGCGTCTGTGCTTGAGAGCaagcatttttctctttcatctgtcCCAGCTGAGGCATCTGGTGCCCCTAAAGGACAAGACACAGCCCTCTGAATGAGGAATGGAAGTGGCCCTTTTCTAACAGAAGCAGATCCGATGTTTTTCATATTTGTCATCCTCTTTGTGGCTTCGGGTACTTCTGAGGCCGAGTCTGAAACTGCTTTGGAACATCTGCTTTCTGCCTCCGAAGAGCTGGAACTGAGTTTGTTTGACGTGTACGTCCCCATGGGGCCTTCGACATTATTTTTGATTTGGAATGGAAGCGGTTCATTCCTAAAGGAAGAAGGCGCTATTTTACTTTCTGGCTTCCtgttactgatgagaaaactggcTGATTTCCTTGGCGAGCTACAGTATGTTGTGTGAATCTCGGGTCGCTTGGAATTGCTTCGATTCCTCTCCATGAGGTTACTGTCAGCGCTTGTAGGTGCTGATCCACTTTCCGTTTTGCTTAACTTTTCAAAACAGGATATGCATcgccttatttttccttttccttttccgtCCCTGAAGGGAGGGCGGGAATGGCATTTGACAGCATCAACCCCCTCATTATGTACAACCACACAATTATCATTACTCTTTTGGTTTTCTGAGGGGCTGAGGGCAAACTGATCATTTTGGTATTTGCCATTAttgtctttttgttctctttctcccagAGGCGGATCTTTGCCTGAAGGACTTTTCCTGGAGAATACTGTCATAGAAGGAAACACCAGAGCCTCAAGGGAAGAATTATCCGATGGTGAGGAATCGGGTGGTATACCAGATGACAGATCCGAAGAATCACATGGGATCTTGTGACCAGGGGCTGATTTGCTACAGTTTGTAGAATGAGTTGTGCTACATTGTTCTTCCTCGGCATCTAACACAGCAGGCTTTTCTGGAGACTGTGCGTTTTGATTACCAGCCTGTTCAGAGCTCCAGTGGTGATTTCTAATAATGCTCGAACTATCATCATGGCTTATTCTTACTTCctggtgacaacctggacttgggCTGGGAAAAGATGTTCTGCTTTCCTGAATGAATGGAAGGGCAGTTGCTGAAC includes:
- the EXPH5 gene encoding exophilin-5 isoform X3; this encodes MLKQPLTYRLRKGMAENDSMELQTSRSKNTPNQKSLTSISSRLSFRSSFASLFSFRKSRKETSKLQSLGQKGYDSHAGPPVSVRRTITQAKIHSSPLENPPVESAFVPRPTSMREGSGMSPWDASLLENEYFQVLDDLDNKLAQEQCPSSVNTTTPLNYGSRTQFSHFYSRGNAHGNITGWHKNHSNETSNMSIYDILRPGAPRERFKTFSPRTKTIYDMYRTREPRLLKEDYMQKNTFGSTSLCFDSRQQSASPATSYFTARSLHFPTITQNKSGFLSPRHQQSPKRTPLSSIIWNRSDASGDRQSQEEFLRAPSPMDIDANDQYTYPRCFQENRRYGFYRSQSVYQGAHFNAPMDNAMSPDPFENSENMPFYPQENPFARSFSSNTFGRNREQRFRQSPFWDQQEEYSFWSDFHQSRHPFPPSDRDFETISMEANSALAARGHGVPSQHWGSFSSSYRTDMFRDQEEPHPWQFDSQTSTLESMEVPQGNGSQSAHFNIPNVCPMTGPSYHIKSRRSVCQEGSPPAEVHRNQDAYPFGTAHTLAASFQTSFPQIPDDGGNPQSSIFQNPTVTVQKIKPASLPIKTYTEVTVTKRNSVDSPPLTESPPIVLASEVSHEKDLNESILEEDKQLNKMDQTNMPSEEPQPDSQTVISNPPPDFRNPLSHDLAKSKGFALNASTTVSSKRTPGVIARKDISKIHLSHRDKSNELKKDRSYTENRNVGSATALPFIQESRTSFPSPSPGCHQEVRISHDDSSSIIRNHHWSSEQAGNQNAQSPEKPAVLDAEEEQCSTTHSTNCSKSAPGHKIPCDSSDLSSGIPPDSSPSDNSSLEALVFPSMTVFSRKSPSGKDPPLGEREQKDNNGKYQNDQFALSPSENQKSNDNCVVVHNEGVDAVKCHSRPPFRDGKGKGKIRRCISCFEKLSKTESGSAPTSADSNLMERNRSNSKRPEIHTTYCSSPRKSASFLISNRKPESKIAPSSFRNEPLPFQIKNNVEGPMGTYTSNKLSSSSSEAESRCSKAVSDSASEVPEATKRMTNMKNIGSASVRKGPLPFLIQRAVSCPLGAPDASAGTDEREKCLLSSTDASALTRKPWGTVMSPLENNSPVSDGSLNRTPPQKEYFQECTEKDGKIASSRTGLFSNEDPLPFSSDMSRKESGKTLHKFKTTSMFSVSGDEDNVKCLEVVSIYYTLPRKYSKKFCDILEKYTQQIDSLTESTKVETEMFPNAFEKDRLNYSMQEQSGTPASEGQKMLVSSAPEDSRGLSHTTDDTTAFPDRRPSEPTVEEMASAEAGVSLHKGESETREISPDNFTKTPLGNSRSGKERGKKWQSETLHTSSQLSGKKVTGEKSGNCQQPIKSGNSGPPNLPSHLEENVGNSQTVRSSEECAGNVVITATGTAECLQKDTTGKAKVASASGLQPRQVRGEIGTDFQEETSKALSDSESQVFVLTPALHNLQLDGGTCSGEPDLDSSQSEPRELPQRSQEVSRTENGKAEDEMQKLSWDQPSLPEGSNKYKTSVDDPEKGKNRSLVKHRLAAMSKVSRKFSAKDLSPRRHVATIFPQSGNRCGFGSLSLGTPECDPLSPEPTPKSIESRNEHRLSSDVMDVEKSENSPQVSVISNSEASTHLSNQKSNSISQLHQSESKNISESSPKYERSKDVAAAQTLERESEALAQPTFPSLGETDFSDHQRRPNPPFPLEPAEKSRVSIPLATYWQQQSASSLEWEPEPQPYRSNSLKSISVHGDLVRKSHPPKVRERHFSESTSIVNALSQLTLGNEFSSNSGYSRRFRSFSELSSCDANENRALCRSRTKMGPRSATSISRPIDYGIFGKEQQLAFLENVKRSLTQGRLWKPSFLKNPGFLKDDVIYAPNPTELSSSNSPGSQKPEDDLSPSTPLNIYEENTVDSDCDTDTTTDDEYYLDENDKESEL
- the EXPH5 gene encoding exophilin-5 isoform X4 → MREGSGMSPWDASLLENEYFQVLDDLDNKLAQEQCPSSVNTTTPLNYGSRTQFSHFYSRGNAHGNITGWHKNHSNETSNMSIYDILRPGAPRERFKTFSPRTKTIYDMYRTREPRLLKEDYMQKNTFGSTSLCFDSRQQSASPATSYFTARSLHFPTITQNKSGFLSPRHQQSPKRTPLSSIIWNRSDASGDRQSQEEFLRAPSPMDIDANDQYTYPRCFQENRRYGFYRSQSVYQGAHFNAPMDNAMSPDPFENSENMPFYPQENPFARSFSSNTFGRNREQRFRQSPFWDQQEEYSFWSDFHQSRHPFPPSDRDFETISMEANSALAARGHGVPSQHWGSFSSSYRTDMFRDQEEPHPWQFDSQTSTLESMEVPQGNGSQSAHFNIPNVCPMTGPSYHIKSRRSVCQEGSPPAEVHRNQDAYPFGTAHTLAASFQTSFPQIPDDGGNPQSSIFQNPTVTVQKIKPASLPIKTYTEVTVTKRNSVDSPPLTESPPIVLASEVSHEKDLNESILEEDKQLNKMDQTNMPSEEPQPDSQTVISNPPPDFRNPLSHDLAKSKGFALNASTTVSSKRTPGVIARKDISKIHLSHRDKSNELKKDRSYTENRNVGSATALPFIQESRTSFPSPSPGCHQEVRISHDDSSSIIRNHHWSSEQAGNQNAQSPEKPAVLDAEEEQCSTTHSTNCSKSAPGHKIPCDSSDLSSGIPPDSSPSDNSSLEALVFPSMTVFSRKSPSGKDPPLGEREQKDNNGKYQNDQFALSPSENQKSNDNCVVVHNEGVDAVKCHSRPPFRDGKGKGKIRRCISCFEKLSKTESGSAPTSADSNLMERNRSNSKRPEIHTTYCSSPRKSASFLISNRKPESKIAPSSFRNEPLPFQIKNNVEGPMGTYTSNKLSSSSSEAESRCSKAVSDSASEVPEATKRMTNMKNIGSASVRKGPLPFLIQRAVSCPLGAPDASAGTDEREKCLLSSTDASALTRKPWGTVMSPLENNSPVSDGSLNRTPPQKEYFQECTEKDGKIASSRTGLFSNEDPLPFSSDMSRKESGKTLHKFKTTSMFSVSGDEDNVKCLEVVSIYYTLPRKYSKKFCDILEKYTQQIDSLTESTKVETEMFPNAFEKDRLNYSMQEQSGTPASEGQKMLVSSAPEDSRGLSHTTDDTTAFPDRRPSEPTVEEMASAEAGVSLHKGESETREISPDNFTKTPLGNSRSGKERGKKWQSETLHTSSQLSGKKVTGEKSGNCQQPIKSGNSGPPNLPSHLEENVGNSQTVRSSEECAGNVVITATGTAECLQKDTTGKAKVASASGLQPRQVRGEIGTDFQEETSKALSDSESQVFVLTPALHNLQLDGGTCSGEPDLDSSQSEPRELPQRSQEVSRTENGKAEDEMQKLSWDQPSLPEGSNKYKTSVDDPEKGKNRSLVKHRLAAMSKVSRKFSAKDLSPRRHVATIFPQSGNRCGFGSLSLGTPECDPLSPEPTPKSIESRNEHRLSSDVMDVEKSENSPQVSVISNSEASTHLSNQKSNSISQLHQSESKNISESSPKYERSKDVAAAQTLERESEALAQPTFPSLGETDFSDHQRRPNPPFPLEPAEKSRVSIPLATYWQQQSASSLEWEPEPQPYRSNSLKSISVHGDLVRKSHPPKVRERHFSESTSIVNALSQLTLGNEFSSNSGYSRRFRSFSELSSCDANENRALCRSRTKMGPRSATSISRPIDYGIFGKEQQLAFLENVKRSLTQGRLWKPSFLKNPGFLKDDVIYAPNPTELSSSNSPGSQKPEDDLSPSTPLNIYEENTVDSDCDTDTTTDDEYYLDENDKESEL
- the EXPH5 gene encoding exophilin-5 isoform X2, coding for MTKVPQGFDFSFLNDEEVRKILQVLERNEELQRAEKDRISKLQKTKRDIRWLQGVTGEWFEEIQRKKFCNETDVSQMLKQPLTYRLRKGMAENDSMELQTSRSKNTPNQKSLTSISSRLSFRSSFASLFSFRKSRKETSKLQSLGQKGYDSHAGPPVSVRRTITAKIHSSPLENPPVESAFVPRPTSMREGSGMSPWDASLLENEYFQVLDDLDNKLAQEQCPSSVNTTTPLNYGSRTQFSHFYSRGNAHGNITGWHKNHSNETSNMSIYDILRPGAPRERFKTFSPRTKTIYDMYRTREPRLLKEDYMQKNTFGSTSLCFDSRQQSASPATSYFTARSLHFPTITQNKSGFLSPRHQQSPKRTPLSSIIWNRSDASGDRQSQEEFLRAPSPMDIDANDQYTYPRCFQENRRYGFYRSQSVYQGAHFNAPMDNAMSPDPFENSENMPFYPQENPFARSFSSNTFGRNREQRFRQSPFWDQQEEYSFWSDFHQSRHPFPPSDRDFETISMEANSALAARGHGVPSQHWGSFSSSYRTDMFRDQEEPHPWQFDSQTSTLESMEVPQGNGSQSAHFNIPNVCPMTGPSYHIKSRRSVCQEGSPPAEVHRNQDAYPFGTAHTLAASFQTSFPQIPDDGGNPQSSIFQNPTVTVQKIKPASLPIKTYTEVTVTKRNSVDSPPLTESPPIVLASEVSHEKDLNESILEEDKQLNKMDQTNMPSEEPQPDSQTVISNPPPDFRNPLSHDLAKSKGFALNASTTVSSKRTPGVIARKDISKIHLSHRDKSNELKKDRSYTENRNVGSATALPFIQESRTSFPSPSPGCHQEVRISHDDSSSIIRNHHWSSEQAGNQNAQSPEKPAVLDAEEEQCSTTHSTNCSKSAPGHKIPCDSSDLSSGIPPDSSPSDNSSLEALVFPSMTVFSRKSPSGKDPPLGEREQKDNNGKYQNDQFALSPSENQKSNDNCVVVHNEGVDAVKCHSRPPFRDGKGKGKIRRCISCFEKLSKTESGSAPTSADSNLMERNRSNSKRPEIHTTYCSSPRKSASFLISNRKPESKIAPSSFRNEPLPFQIKNNVEGPMGTYTSNKLSSSSSEAESRCSKAVSDSASEVPEATKRMTNMKNIGSASVRKGPLPFLIQRAVSCPLGAPDASAGTDEREKCLLSSTDASALTRKPWGTVMSPLENNSPVSDGSLNRTPPQKEYFQECTEKDGKIASSRTGLFSNEDPLPFSSDMSRKESGKTLHKFKTTSMFSVSGDEDNVKCLEVVSIYYTLPRKYSKKFCDILEKYTQQIDSLTESTKVETEMFPNAFEKDRLNYSMQEQSGTPASEGQKMLVSSAPEDSRGLSHTTDDTTAFPDRRPSEPTVEEMASAEAGVSLHKGESETREISPDNFTKTPLGNSRSGKERGKKWQSETLHTSSQLSGKKVTGEKSGNCQQPIKSGNSGPPNLPSHLEENVGNSQTVRSSEECAGNVVITATGTAECLQKDTTGKAKVASASGLQPRQVRGEIGTDFQEETSKALSDSESQVFVLTPALHNLQLDGGTCSGEPDLDSSQSEPRELPQRSQEVSRTENGKAEDEMQKLSWDQPSLPEGSNKYKTSVDDPEKGKNRSLVKHRLAAMSKVSRKFSAKDLSPRRHVATIFPQSGNRCGFGSLSLGTPECDPLSPEPTPKSIESRNEHRLSSDVMDVEKSENSPQVSVISNSEASTHLSNQKSNSISQLHQSESKNISESSPKYERSKDVAAAQTLERESEALAQPTFPSLGETDFSDHQRRPNPPFPLEPAEKSRVSIPLATYWQQQSASSLEWEPEPQPYRSNSLKSISVHGDLVRKSHPPKVRERHFSESTSIVNALSQLTLGNEFSSNSGYSRRFRSFSELSSCDANENRALCRSRTKMGPRSATSISRPIDYGIFGKEQQLAFLENVKRSLTQGRLWKPSFLKNPGFLKDDVIYAPNPTELSSSNSPGSQKPEDDLSPSTPLNIYEENTVDSDCDTDTTTDDEYYLDENDKESEL